tgtggaagagcagtcacaggctcttcaccactgagccatctctccagctcgtagtttaatatttaaaaagtgaaatgaaacatTCATGGCACCTTGAATTTGTTCTGTAATTGGCATCGGACATTTTGAGGTTACTATTGTAAAGTTTGTCACCGAGATGTGCCTCTGAATAGTCAGAGCTTGCATGTGGTCGTCCCTCCAAGGTGTGGCTTTGAGGAACGGCCCCCTGGAGTGAGTCATTTAGGAGGCTCGAGGCCATGGACTGCGCAGACCTGCTCCCGGGTTCGCAGCTATGCCTGAGAGAAGCAGTCAGCCTTGCCAGTCTGCTGCTAAGAATTGAACTGTGCCcagtgtagtggtgcacacctttaatcccagcagggaggatctgtaagttcaaggccagcctggtatacagagtgagttccaaggaaGCCAGGGCTGTAAACAGAGATCCtgattcaaacaaaacaaatagcaaacatttaagaagaaaaactGAAACACAGGAGACCTCCTTTGTTCTACTGTGACATTTTATATTGTCGGAACTTCTGTGTCATATATCTAGGGACTGCCCACCAGCTCAGACTAATAAACACGTCTCGTGTTGCTAATTTTAAAGCCAGTCACATGTCTTTCTGTTCATCTCAGATCCTCATCTGACCACTGCTGCCTCAGGTCCCAAAATGGATGACCAGAGGACAGGCAGAGTCACTGTGCTGGCCGTGCCCCTCCTGCACATTTTGCTGCCTGGGCTCGTCTGCCTGAGCCCTGGCAGGCAGCTGGGGAGTAGACCCAGAAGGGAAATGATTCCAGTGCTCATAGTGAGCGAGCATCTCGTCTCTCTGCTTGTAAATATTGTGTTTATAAAAACGTGTGGcttgaaatattttttcctatAGCTATAAAAGATATCAGATGAGATACACAAaggaaatttatatattttttttaatttatttgaagcTTACAGGTCTTActttaataagaaaaaatgtatGTGATGGTTTGGTTGcgatattaaaaaatgaataaaaattaaaatagaataagcttctgggcagtgctggcactcacttgtaatcccagcactctgagaggcagaggcaggtggatttctgagttcaaggccagcctggtctacagagtgagtttcaggacagccagggctataccctgtctcaaaaaaaccaaatccaaaaaaaaaaatagaatatgttAATCAGGTGAATAGATTTCTTTTTCCGTGCTGAAGTCTTTGTTGCCCAACCTGTCTCAAGTGCGCcccacctcagcctcccgagAGGCTGCCCACCTATCCTGGCTTACTAAACATTTTTATAACAATTTGTTCCTCAGTAATGTACTGAGTTATGCACATACTTACCAACACTCATGAGGGCtaacaattttaatatattagtaACTTCTACAATCAAACAAAGGCTGTTGGAATCAGGGGTCATTAATGTAGCAGGCTATGTGTGGAGCTCGAGAAAGCCCTGGAGCCGCAGGCCTCTGCACACGAGGCCAGGGCACCCCGGTCCCTCTCACTTTTGAATTTTTGCCATACCAATGCTTTGTGTTTTCTGAGTGGCACACATAAGGTCTCCTTGATACACTGTGTCTCtattgctatgtgtgtgtgtgtgtgtgtgtgtgtgtgtgtgtgttcatttgtttgctcTACACCCAAGCAGGGCTCGTTGATACACTCTGTCTTTATTGTTTTGcttcacatttcttttgttttctctgcaGGTGTTGACTTTAAAATCAAGACTGTAGAACTAAGAGGGAAGAAGATTAGATTACAGATCTGGTAAGTAGCAGTGTGTCCCAGTCATGCCCTGAATGTTTAGCAGGCCATGAGCTTGGCTACTAAGACGAACCCTGAGCCCTCTcacctgcctccttcccttcGTTCCCTTCCctttaaaatcagaaaaacaacacTTCTTGGGAGCTGCTTCTCCCTTCACACTTCACTGGCACACCGGGTTTTCACTGGCACACCGGGTGACGTGTTACCATCCTGAGAGCTGCGGGAGCCGCCCTGCCTGTGTTTTCATGGACATGTCTCCAAACTCCATCGTTGAAATGGCTGCTTCATCCTTTGCCTTGCGTCTGGCATGCAGCTCAGTGCTAGACCCGTCCACTtggcatgtacaaggccctggctTCCCCCAGCGCTGCCGCGGGGCAGGCATgtctttatgttttttaaatggCTGCATGGTCTTCAAAAGAGCCCAGTATGTTGGTGGCCATGTTGTCAGCCACATCACCTCCACAAGCAGCTCGGGGCCCTTGTGCTGGTGCGGTGTGGACAGCGTGTGGCAGGCATGCCTTTCCTTGCTCGCTTGTGGGTGCTGTGTAACTGGGGCCTCTTCTGCTTACCAGAAGGGGACCCAGAAACCCCATCCGATGAGAGAAGACACTCAGTTCGGCCTTGCAACAGGAGGCCAGGCCAGCTGTGTTCTAACCGTAGTTGGTGCTTAAATCTTTCTCTTCCATATTAACAACCCTCAGCGGCAGCTAGACGTACCGAGCCATGTCACTGGCCACCTCTGTGGACGACGGGACAGGGTCTGGCCCGTGCGCTTCAGTGGTAGCCCGGCTCAGCTGTTTGGAGAATGCATTGTGGTTCTCAAGACACTGGTGCAACACACTCAGCTTACTAACTCCTCTTGGCAGGTCGCCCTGAGCTCTGACTGTCTGTCCAccgtctgtgtgtgtgcttttcatCCGCGTTAATCGCTGCCGCATCTGTGGTATCACCGGTCATCTAAcgcttgagtgttagtggcatGTCTCCATCCTTCATCCATGTCCTTGTCTGGGGCACAGCTGCAGCCCAGCCAGCCTTGCTCGACTGGCGTCCTGAGGTAATCACTTTCATTTGGTCATCTGCAACTGTGAAACCCACATAAGGGCTTCttgggttttgtggttttgtttctaaCAGTTTTGCCTAAATGCTTagataataaaacataaatagtTCTCACACTAGTCCACAAACAAGGTAACAAGCTTTGTATAGTTTGTTGCTGTCCGTCAGATTATCTTTcctggactggagagagagaatgcttagCAGTTAAGtctgctggctgctcttccaaaggacctgggtttgattcccagaatccacaaggTAGCTCACAATCCTCtagaactccagtcccagggatccaACACCGTCTTCTGACCTCCGTGGGCCCGAAGCACACACTtagtgcacacatatgcatgcaggaAGAAgagccatatacataaaatcttaATCTCTGACACAAGCTGTTGTTTCTCACCATAAGCTCCTTAAAGACAGCTTTGGAAGGGTTCAGGACATGTCCACCTCTGCGACTAGCATCTGTGACTATTGTTCTTTGACCTGAGAAGGGTAATGGAGCTAATATTAGAATGTGTGACAGCTGGTTTGAGTGGGTGACTgtgtcctggggctggagagatgtctcaactATACTCTGGTGAGTCTGGTTCCCCACATCTGCACTGCTTGCCTGGCTCCCAGCTGCCAGTGGTTCCAGCTCTAGAACAGGTGGCAGCCCCTGGCCTCCGGGGCACACTCACATGTATAATGAGACTAAAGTTGCTTTTTTTGTGCGtgtgtttagatttatttattattatatgaaagtgcactgtagctgtctccagacacaccagaagagggtgttagatctaagtacagatggttgtgagccaccatgtgattgctgggatttgaactcttgacctctggaagaacagtcagtgctcttcacagctgagccttctctccagcccccagggttgcttttttttaaagctctgtgTGAATGTTAAAATCCCTTTGGTTGGTTATGTCTGGCCTCTCTCACAGTGGCTTTGGGTCTGATCAGTTCTGGCTTCCCTGATGGAAGCCTGGTGTATGCAATcggttgtgtgtatgtatgcagcaACACAGGGTCCTCAAACCGCTTTTCTCTTAGATGTGAAAGCAGTCCCCAGAAACTGCCCTCTGCTCCCTCGACCCTCCTGTAATGTCTGTGGCTGTCGACATGGCACTGGTGACTGTCACTGGGTAAGAGTGGCGTTGTGTTCTGGATTTACCGAAAAGCCAACCACACATTTGTGTTAGGTTATTCCAGCGTTGGGTCAGGAAGCTCCTCCTTCCTGTCAAAAAGTACCTAACAAGAGCAGCCCACAGAGAATGGTCTGCCTTGGCTCAGGGTTCAAGGCGGTACAGTCTTCACAGTGGAAAGGACACGTGGCAGGAGCCAGGGGCTACTTGCTCCCATCTCAGCAGCCCAGGAAACAGAATGAGCTGTTGGTGCCCCGCTCCCGCCTTCTCCGTGTTCCTGGCTTTATTCAGGCTGAGCGGgcacccagcccactgtggcatCACTTGTTCAGTACTGGGCTTGCTGTCAGCGAAGTCTCTCTACAGATGCCCGTACAGGAGGCTCTGACTCACCAGTGCCCTCGCTGTTGCTCAGCCTGATCAAGTTAACAGTCTAGCGCAACCTCTTCTTCCTGAAGGGATTTTCAGAGTGAATCTTATTTCTATAATACGCCAGCTCTCTGATTAATCACACCACACTCAAAAGACTTTCtcctgaaatattttattcaaaacataaaaaaaatgagCCAGAGGAATAGCCCAGtgatagaaataatttttttcctgattttgcTGGTACAGAGAGCATTAGTGTCAGactgttcttttattatttctataacAAAAGTACAGATTGGCTACTCTCATCTGAAATCCTTGAAACTACTAATGTTTGGGGTTTGTAAAATATTTGCATAGGTACAATGAAAATGACTTGGATGTAGGTCCCAGGTCTAAACATGAAGCTCGGAGATAGTCTTTCGCACTGACTCTAGTGCGCCTACGTCTTTTGAGGTCACATGTAGAGTTTCTCATGTGTGACAGCGGCATGCTGACACCCAGAAAGGTCTTGGAACATTTGGACCTTTAGATTGCAGGGACGCAGTGTCTGCTGTTTGCCATGCAGCACCCATGGTGGTCCCCaggctgttgttgttgtgatgCGTTTGTGTGAGGTCTGCTCTGCCATTCTGTCACCAGCTGGAGCACCAGCTCGGTACAAGGGGTctggtgcgtgcgtgcgtgcgtgcgtgcatgtgtgcgtgtgtgcaacAGAGCTTTCCCTCCCTGGTTGCCACAGAGGAACTGTAAACAActgcaattcttttttattattctttgtggTCATACTGATGAAAACACTGTACTGAGGAGTCTCACACACCGAGAATTCCCGGTCTTCAGCTGTCTGCCCTGGTTTAACATTTAATATTGTCTCTGCCACCTTTTTAATTCCTTGATTGTGTTTAAACACCATTTCTTCTCAGTACTTAAGTATTTCTATTCAGTGTGTCACTAAAACAAAAAACGTGCCCAGTAGTATGCACTTTCTtgaattttgtgtgtatatacatgttaaaaatgtgtatgtgtatatatgtatatatatatacatatatatacatatatacatacatacatatatatgtgtgtgtgtgtgtgtgtgtgtgtgtgtatatatataaggGCAGACGCCTGTGCAGTTCAGCTGATCCCCCGGAGCTGTGGTTCTAGGCAGTTGCAGGCCACCTGCTATGAGCTCTGGGAACCAAGCAGGGGCCCTGTGTAAGAACAGTATGCGGTCTTCacggctgagccagctctctcaAGTTACTGTGATGAAACAGACTGAAGCCTTCCTAATGTGTCTCCTGCCTTGAGACAACATAGGACTGGCAGGTTGGTTGGCAGACCACGTCATTTTATCCATGGACCCAGTCACCACTGGAAGAGTTTTGTCTCAGCTGGCATTGAGGATGCCCTCACGTTTCCCTTAGTCCTCTGCTTGGAAGAGGAGGAGCATTTCATATTAATGTTGGTTCCCTGTCCTGCAAGCTAGTGCCACTTAACGTACGTGAAGGTATTGGACAGCAAATAAGAATCTTTGAactgggactggaaagatggctcaaaggttatgagcacacacacacacacacacacacacacagcaacaactggttgtgttgttgtgttgttgtgttgttgttgttgttgttttgagaaaggggctcctatgtcctggaactccctctgtagaccaggctggcctcccactgAGAGATCCAGCTGCCTACGTCTGCCTTCCAAGTTGTGTGATTGAAGGCATTTGTCACTGTGCCCAGCtgtcactgctcttccagaggaccaacaGTCTGGTCCCTTTCACCAAGGTTGAGGAACACAGACCTGTACCTCTACCCCCACAGGGTGTGAAGCCTCAAACAGCACATTCAGGTACACAGGCAGAcactgtacacatacatgcacataattagaaataaatagttttaaagaTTGTATTACCAAACTGGAAAAATGGAATTGCAGGAAATTTTCAGCCTGTaccagaagcaaagacagaaatgaGAACACCACCCCATGACAGCAAAAGCCACATTTCCAGCAATTAGCTCATCATTACGATGAAACTTCCTCTTCCCAGAGGTGAAGGTGGAGAGAGAGCACGGATTTTCCATATCTTTCCTCAAGTTGCTTATCTTATCACCACCCAGTGTTTTTCTCGCGGGTCCTTTGTGGAGGAGAGAGACAGCTCTGCAGTTAagatcacttgttgctcttgcaaagggacCTGGGTGGGTTGGAAACACCCTCTGTTCCCACTCCCCACCGAAGCGCACCCTCTGACCTGCTTTCGGTGCCTGGTTCTGAATGCTGGCAGCAGGAAAACCAGTCCTTAGAATGACTATTCCGTTCGCCCTAAATACTCAGTTATTTTCTCCTCCTCAAGGCTGCTACATGCTGCTACATGTCAACCACACATGACCTAGCAGCAGGGGAAGAGAAATACAGGTTCCATTCAACGGGTTATTAGCTAAGTACGTACTGCACGTCAGCACAGAGCGGCTGTAAACTACTTGTTTATGttatttgtgtgagtgttttgctgcttgtgtgtgcatgtaccctGCAGTGCCTGGCACCTGTGGAGGTCAAAAAGCCTGaggttccttggaactggagtcaggGATGGTTGACTGCGATTCCCTGTTGTCTTGAAGACACGCATGACCCCAAGTTTTGATATCCTGACATTCCTGTTATGGCTTTCTGATGGAGCGTGGTAGACTGGAAAGATTGTTTATCTCAGTGGGTAATCTGTCTCCATTTGTGCAATTTAGCTGTTAATCCATACACAGATACACCTTGTGTCTCCTAATGGTCAGTCTGACCTTTTCCTCGTCCACCTGTAAGGCTCAGGGGAGAATATCCCTGAATCCTGTCCCCGAGGGTGGAGAAGTCCACAGCAAGTATTTGCACTAGAATGTGGAGTTGGCTACCTTGGTGGTCTGAGAACTGATTTTTGCTGCTGTTTCCTAGGGACACAGCAGGGCAGGAGCGATTTAACAGCATTACCTCAGCCTATTACAGAAGTGCCAAGGGGATCATACTCGTGTATGACATCACCAAGAAAGAGACGTTCGATGACTTGCCAAAGTGGATGAAGATGATCGATAAGGTAAGCGTCACGTTCCCCTTTGTAGCCTTCAGCCTGCAAGCATCTCACTGTTAAAGGGAACAGAGCACACAGGCATGCGCATCTCGCTAACTCAGCATCCTTAGTGAACGTCATTTAAGCCATACCGCAGCCTCGCTACAGATGGAGCACTCATGGGATACATTACCCAGCATGCAACAGAAGCCGGCTTTCCTTCCAGTCCCACAGACTGCCTGATTTCAGGGCCCATCCTCGCTCCTTCTGCTCTGTCTGTTGCTTCCTCAGAGTTACACTAAACAGGAAAGGTCGTGTGGACACTCTGTGCAGTTAAGGTGCCCATGGGTGGTCCAGGGGTCTAGCCATCTCAGCATGGTGGACATCTTTCAGGTCCTCAATTTGAACAAGAGATTTCCTTCGACAGAATATTGAGTTCTTACTCAATTTTGAAtgaagaaaatccagtatcttcaTGGTAATGTGAACAGTGTTTTCCTCTAGGAAGTGTATGTAGTAAATGCACCTTTAGAAGACAGCAGCTagaatgtgactgtgtgtatacAGTTGATCACAGTACCATGTAGATACAGTTgaccacagtttcagaggttttgcTCCCAATTCCTTTGTGttacaagcacacacaaagcAGGGTGTGTAAGATTGACTTCAGATCTGACTGTGTTTGTATGTCTTACACCTGCTTGAAAAGGTTCTCCTCTGATTTTACAAGTTTTCAGTGTGTGTCTTCACCCTGTGTTAGGGTATAAGAAATAGGGCCAGGtgtggcagcaagtgcctttaatttcagcactctggaagcagaagggcagatctctgaatttgggCAAGCCTAGTCTACctgacaagttccaggccagccagggctacacagagaatctcaGTAACcaaaagagtggagcagaggtGGGCCTCTCCCTCCACTGCTCTGTAGAGAGGGTGACTGTGAATGGAGAACAAGACCCTAGTCCCAAACACACCTCCTGTGGATGGTTTCGGGATAGATGGGATAAAGAAGCAGATGGCGAGGATGTCGGGAGATGATTGGAGGGACTCTGGTCTGCTCTGCAACTCTTCAGATGCAGTGACGGTGGTTAACTCTTGAGGCACCCTCATCCGAGGGGGAAGGCGCTATCAAAAGCCCATCCATCAGACTTGTATGTAGGCCCAAGTCAGGGGTCAGGACTTATAAACAAGCAGAAACCTTCAAATCCCTGGGAAAATGACCGGGTAGCCATCATCCTGGGGCTAACCAGAGGGCCTGGTTGGTAAAGatgcttgtcaccaagcctgctgcctgtgctctggcctccacagactcgCCATGtattgtgtatgcacacacacaacacaaatgtAAAGAAAAGCCATTTTCATAGCACTACAGGGTGAAGTGTTTGTGTGCACAGAGTTAGTGACAGACTAACAGTGTGTGGCTCAGCTACGTCACTTCCAGATTTCCTGGAAGTACACAGAGGGGCTGAATTATTCAAGAGATACTAACATTGTTTAAAGAGAGTgatctggccaggcagtggtggcgcacgcctgtaatcccagcacttgggaggcagaggcaggtggatttctgagttcgaggacagccagggctacacagagaaaccctgtctcaggagggCCTTCCCGTGCCACCCAGCATTCCAGAGCAGGAGGGAAggcttgcttgtttgtatgtatgtgttgggcTTCGCTCTACCCATTTTGGTGACCTTTGATTTTCGCAGTTGATGACCCCTTTAAGTACATGACTTTGCCTGTCATTTTTAATCATTTCCTTAACAGTCTTAGGAGTGACTGGGGCCAAGACCAAGGCCATGGTCATTCTCAGAAAGTACTTTCTAAGCCGCTGCGAGCCCTGTGCACCCGCAGGAGGTGCTCAGAGACAGTGGGGCGAAGGTACAATAAGCAAATGGGTGACGAGCCCCGAGTTTGCGTTTCTCTGTCAGTGTGTGACGTCTTTAAAAAATCCCACAGTATGCTTCAGAAGACGCTGAGCTTCTCCTGGTCGGAAACAAGCTGGACtgtgaaacagacagagagatctCCAGGCAGCAAGGAGAAAAGGTGCGTGAATGCGGGCTCACCCAGCAGGCAGCACCCTGGGCTCTGCAGCGCGCCCTCTCACGTGCTGCACAGCGGGCGATGAGCGTCATTGCCTGGCACACCCCTCCCATTGTTcactctctgttttcttctttgggtCCATTTtgaaaaggggagggggggcaAAAGCTCATTAAAAATATACTGTATTGTTACTTAAGTTGGCATTCTCTATAGAACAAGTGTTTGGGATTGTAAGATTTGCTTtcgtgattttttttccccctcccacCTTGGCTTTTGCTAAGGATACAATCATGGAGACACAATGATACATTTTAAGTATCAGATACACTGTTCATTTAGACTCTTACAAACATGATGGGATTTAAAGGTCTCAAGAGCTCTGTTACATACATTGCTGCTAACTTTCAGGAATTTGCTGTCCCTATGAACCTGATATTTGAGCATAAATGGGGCTTTTTAGACCCTGAATCCCCGCCCTATCCACCCTCCCAATGGTAAACCCTTGTGTCTGGGGTCCTATTGGAGGCCGGGCCTGGCACACCCATACCGGTATAGGCGGCACCTCGTGGTTAAAGTAGGCACGTGTCTTCTCAGTTTGCACAGCAGATAACCGGGATGCGCTTCTGCGAAGCCAGTGCCAAGGATAATTTCAATGTGGACGAGATCTTTCTGAAACTTGTTGATGATATTCTGAAAAAGGTAAAAGAGTAAATGGGCGGGCGGGGGAGGGGGTCGGGAGGATGTGCCTGCTCAGCCAGCTGCCCTGGTGACTGCTGCTCAGGTGTGTGGAGTCCTTAGGGTTGATAGACAATCTGCTGGCTTTGCCTTGAGACAGAACCTTCTGTGGTGACTTACACTGTGAGAagctggagtgtggctcagtggtaggcaTTTGCCTAGCTTCCCTGAGGCCCTGGATTCCTGGCCAGGACTGTGTACATAGACCGGTGCCGTGACCAGTCACGAGGGCCcaggttcagtctccagcactgtgGGTGAAGAAGTACTGTGTTTATGTGacgcttctttttctttctttctttctttctttctttctttctttctttctttctttctttctttctttctttctttctttccttccttccttccttccttccttccttccttccttccttccttccttccttccttcttctttcccacAAGAATTAAGTTTCATATGGAGACCTAGAGTAGTGTGCAGTCTTCCTAGCTTAGAGAAAGCCACGGCTTCTTGCTTCCCTCAGGCCTCTCTCCAGAGAGCGAGAGACCTTTGCAGAGGATGCTGGGCAGCCTGACTGAACAGCACCGGTCTCTTTGGATGTCTGCCAGCCACTATTTGATGTTCACCAGAAAGGTGATTCTAGGAACCCTGAAGCCACCTGGAATTGATAGATGGCTTACAGCGTGAAATAGCTGCAGTGTGGGCACTTAATGACAGCTGAGAATGTTCATTACAGACACAGTTATTTTTTTCCAGGTATTTTTCCTCAGAGTTTCATTATATCTGGCAGTGTAGAACCTTCAGTACAGAGTGCTAACTGTTAAGCACTAACTGAACATGTCACTGAGGCCCCAGGAGGACCAGCCCATAGACTCTCACAGACTGACACACTTCCAAAGCTTCTAATGAACGGTGGTTAATGCACCTGATGGAGGGCACTTCTTCCTTTAGACAGTGAACCAGTTCTCCACCGATTAACGTGTTAAATTTTCATTACAGTAGATTCTGTGCAAGGAAATGGTGGCCTCTATCACgttgctaggaaccaaaccttgGTCTTTTCACACACACTGAGCAAATACTTTTCACCAAGCTGCTTCCCAGCCTCTTCCAAAGAGCCTTATAAACAATACTTccaaggctgaagagatggttcagtggttagcaacactggctgctcttccagagaacccaggttcaattcccagcacccacccagcaTTTCACCACCATCAGTAACTTCAGTTACCAGAGACCCAACAcccccttctggcttccttgggtaaTGGGCATGTGGCACGCAGAcaacacacctatacacataaaaggaAAGGCTTACAGTTTAAAACATTCCTTTCGCTTGCAAGACTGAGGTATATCTGTGCTCTCTTCTTGTCCTTTAGATGCCTCTTGATGTTTTGAGAAATGAGTTATCCAATAGCATCCTTTCTCTACAACCAGAGCCTGAGATCCCACCAGAGCTGCCTCCACCCAGACCACATGTCCGATGCTGTTGATTTGATACTTTGGAGACGGTGCCAGCAGTTCCTAGAAGGGGAAACCATTCTGTTCTGCACTACAATCATGTGACAATTTCCTTTCGCACTTTGTAACCCAAGTCAGCTATACACTAACTtgtaaatatgcaaatatgcaaTCCTGGGTAAGGTCGGGTTATAGAAGTTACATACTTCCCTTCAGATTATATTTCCTCATTACCCCAGTGTCTAGTGTATGCACACTGGGAGACGTAGTACTTCTAATATGAAgaatgggagagaagaaag
The Apodemus sylvaticus chromosome 9, mApoSyl1.1, whole genome shotgun sequence DNA segment above includes these coding regions:
- the Rab12 gene encoding ras-related protein Rab-12, translated to MLLPLLRRSCFPSSTPGGGGGGGGAERVEGARGPGARGRRPEREPYACMDPSAALHRRPAGGGLGAVSPALSGGQARRRKQPPRPADFKLQVIIIGSRGVGKTSLMERFTDDTFCEACKSTVGVDFKIKTVELRGKKIRLQIWDTAGQERFNSITSAYYRSAKGIILVYDITKKETFDDLPKWMKMIDKYASEDAELLLVGNKLDCETDREISRQQGEKFAQQITGMRFCEASAKDNFNVDEIFLKLVDDILKKMPLDVLRNELSNSILSLQPEPEIPPELPPPRPHVRCC